A region of the Desulfofalx alkaliphila DSM 12257 genome:
GTTCGGGGGTCCACACCTAGTTGTCTTGCAATTTCCGCATATGATAATCCTTTTGTATTAGCTAAAAACCTGATATAATCTATTTCAGCCACTTTCAACATCTCCTAAAACCTCCTGTACACGTTGTCCGCATACAGAAGTGTATTTGAGTTTTGGGGATGTTGGCAAGTGGTTTTTTACTTTCATTTACTAACCATATAACCTACATAAATTAGCTGCCAAAAACTACATTTCTATTGTGCCATAAACAGGTCGGGGCTCATAACTATGTTCTCTGAATACAATGGTAAAACCATAGACATATAAAATTTTATTTTATCTATTGATGCAACATTTAATTGCTCAAATAATCTTTGATAAATAGGTCTTTCTGATTCTAGACAACTTAAGAGAATATAGGATTGGGTTGATTCTGGGAATACTGTTATAGCAAGGCGGTGCATCATACCTTTTACTGTATGCCTAATTTTTTTTCCATTCAAATCATAATCTGGAGCAATATATGCATAGTTTGCAAACTTAATTTTTTCTGGAATTTTAATAACATAGGTTGCTACACCATTATAAGTACCAGACATTATTTCTTTATCAAAATGAGATTTAATTGGTTCAAACTCTCGCATTTTTAACTGTAGCATCCTG
Encoded here:
- a CDS encoding sigma factor-like helix-turn-helix DNA-binding protein, with translation MLKVAEIDYIRFLANTKGLSYAEIARQLGVDPRTAKKYVEKEDWNPTVGHIKQRKARVMDPVKPIID